The following is a genomic window from Candidatus Zixiibacteriota bacterium.
CCGATTCAACCGATTCGCTGCTCCTCGATGATTTCGAGGAACCTGCATTCACAGCATTTTCCGGATATTTAGACCAGACAAGCCCGGAGAGTTACATAGTCTTCGCCGACGATGTTCCGCTCTTGAAGAAATACCTCGCATTGGAAAAAGTCCAGGCCGTAACGCCTCACGATAATGAATGGATGTGGGGTACACGCGATGAGTCCTTCCAGGGTCGCATGATGCGCCGTCTCTATCTCGCCAAGAAAAAGGTCGAGTTGACCGGTGACTGCCTTGTCAGCGCGACTCCCGGATACGACCAATACCGCAACCCGCAGGTCAATTTCAGACTCACGAAGGACTGCGGTTCGAAGTTTGCCAGAATCACCGGCCCGAACATCGGCAAACCGCTGGCGATCATCCTTGATGGTCAGGTTGAATCGGGTCCGAGGATCAATGATCGGATTCGTGATGAAGGAGTTATCACCATGGGTGGGGGCGCGTCGTTCGATGACGCAAACGATATGTCAATCGTGCTTCAGGCAGGTGCGCTTCCTGCGCCGGTTAGGATTGTCGAAAACAACGTCGTAGGACCGTCGCTCGGGAAGGATTCGATCAACAGCGGGTTCACTGCTTCGCTGGTCGGCCTGCTGGTTGTCGTACTCGTGATGGCGTTCTATTACAGGCTTTCTGGCCTCGTTGCCAATTTTGCGCTCGTATTCAATCTCTTTGTGTTGCTTTCAGTAATGTCTATGTTGAAAGCTACGCTTACCGTTCCCGGCATTGCAGGAATCATTCTGCTGGTCGGTATTTCGGTTGACGCGGCTGTGCTGATCTTTGAGCGCATTCGCGAGGAACTGGTTACCGGCAAGACAGTGCGCGCATCAATTGATGCCGGATATG
Proteins encoded in this region:
- the secD gene encoding protein translocase subunit SecD, translating into TAQLEFRFLETPEKTRQLVSKIDGILGKDPLAAMESAAEGDTTAVAKDDTSSQKEMEDAVADLFDETADTTEAATDSTDSLLLDDFEEPAFTAFSGYLDQTSPESYIVFADDVPLLKKYLALEKVQAVTPHDNEWMWGTRDESFQGRMMRRLYLAKKKVELTGDCLVSATPGYDQYRNPQVNFRLTKDCGSKFARITGPNIGKPLAIILDGQVESGPRINDRIRDEGVITMGGGASFDDANDMSIVLQAGALPAPVRIVENNVVGPSLGKDSINSGFTASLVGLLVVVLVMAFYYRLSGLVANFALVFNLFVLLSVMSMLKATLTVPGIAGIILLVGISVDAAVLIFERIREELVTGKTVRASIDAGYDRAAVAIIDSNITTLIVAGILYAFGTGPVKGFAVTLSIGILVSLFSALVVTRTIFEFRKSYKTLSI